From the Desulfovibrio sp. TomC genome, one window contains:
- a CDS encoding ABC transporter substrate-binding protein translates to MRGLAVLAACVVTVVLAACSGESSPEKGATSTPGVTSDTVTIGCSLPLTGHASYLGKQTLYGAQAYLNAVNEAGGVAGRTIKLITLDDGYDPPRCVANTQQLIVEDRVFCLFSYVGTPTTAKIIPLLEEARVPLVGSFTGADVLRFPFRRYIVNIRASYYQETAAAVDHLVSDLGFDRVAVLYQYDAYGFDGLKGTEMALKSLGLAPVARGSYIRGTMDVEEGVGRLLEANPQAIVMIGTYGPCAKAIKLARARGYRGLFYAVSFVGADEIARILGPGDDTPLLMSQVAPPPDLPEAAALLTGVMDYARLLARSFPEERPNVVGLEGFINARVLVEGLRRAGRELTREHFLDAIESITNFSVGIASPVSFAKDRHQGLERVYFTRFDHGHFQMVTDWGRIKEILAASAKMTSVPTELDGAGGPGAVGSDR, encoded by the coding sequence ATGCGAGGCTTGGCCGTGTTGGCCGCCTGCGTCGTGACCGTCGTCCTGGCCGCCTGTTCGGGAGAGTCGTCGCCTGAAAAAGGTGCGACCAGCACCCCGGGCGTCACCAGCGACACCGTGACCATCGGCTGTTCCCTGCCGCTCACCGGCCATGCCAGCTATCTTGGCAAACAGACGCTTTACGGGGCGCAGGCCTATCTAAACGCCGTCAATGAAGCCGGCGGGGTGGCCGGGCGGACCATCAAGCTCATCACCCTTGATGACGGCTACGACCCGCCGCGCTGCGTGGCCAACACCCAACAGCTCATTGTCGAAGACCGCGTGTTCTGTCTGTTCAGCTACGTCGGCACCCCGACCACCGCCAAGATCATTCCGCTTTTGGAAGAAGCCCGTGTGCCGCTTGTCGGCAGCTTCACCGGGGCCGATGTCCTGCGTTTTCCGTTTCGCCGCTACATCGTCAACATCCGGGCCTCATATTACCAGGAGACTGCCGCTGCCGTAGACCATCTCGTCAGCGATCTCGGCTTTGACCGGGTGGCTGTGCTGTATCAGTACGACGCCTACGGCTTTGACGGACTCAAGGGCACGGAAATGGCGCTCAAATCCCTGGGGCTGGCCCCGGTGGCCCGTGGGTCCTACATCCGGGGCACCATGGACGTGGAGGAGGGGGTGGGGCGTCTCTTGGAAGCCAATCCCCAGGCCATCGTGATGATCGGCACCTACGGTCCCTGCGCCAAGGCCATCAAGCTGGCCCGGGCCAGGGGCTACCGGGGTCTTTTTTATGCCGTCTCCTTTGTCGGAGCCGACGAGATTGCCCGGATTCTCGGACCCGGCGACGACACGCCGCTTTTGATGTCCCAGGTGGCGCCGCCGCCGGATCTGCCTGAGGCGGCTGCGTTGTTGACCGGGGTTATGGACTACGCCCGGCTCCTGGCCCGTTCCTTTCCCGAGGAACGCCCCAATGTGGTCGGCTTGGAAGGGTTTATAAACGCCCGGGTGCTGGTCGAGGGCCTTCGCCGGGCCGGTCGGGAACTGACCCGGGAACACTTCCTCGACGCCATCGAATCCATCACCAATTTTTCCGTGGGCATCGCCAGTCCAGTCAGCTTCGCCAAAGACCGCCATCAGGGCCTGGAACGGGTCTATTTCACCCGGTTTGACCACGGCCACTTTCAGATGGTCACGGATTGGGGGCGCATCAAGGAGATCCTGGCGGCTTCGGCCAAGATGACGTCTGTTCCCACTGAACTCGACGGCGCAGGCGGCCCTGGCGCAGTCGGATCCGACCGGTAA
- a CDS encoding 4Fe-4S dicluster domain-containing protein, whose amino-acid sequence MNGKSFFVDLSRCTGCRGCQIACKQWKNKPVEQTENTGSHQNPPDLSWQTLKVVRFTETTIDDTFQWLFFPDQCRHCLDAPCKMVGDSEVPDAIVQDPETGAVVFTEKCKGLNAQGVREACPYDIPRVDAATKLMYKCDLCNDRIHAGMVPSCVKTCPTGTMNFGDRDEMLAMARERLGKLKVKFPKAELVDADSVRVIFLCPFPPSAYYKYVQFGDAGPRPLSRKAFLAKVMRPLRVLG is encoded by the coding sequence ATGAATGGAAAGAGCTTCTTTGTCGACCTGTCGCGCTGCACCGGCTGTCGGGGTTGCCAGATCGCCTGCAAGCAGTGGAAGAATAAACCCGTGGAGCAAACGGAAAATACCGGTTCGCACCAGAATCCGCCGGATCTGTCCTGGCAGACGCTCAAAGTGGTGCGCTTTACCGAAACCACCATCGACGACACGTTCCAGTGGCTGTTCTTTCCGGACCAATGCCGCCACTGCCTGGATGCGCCCTGCAAGATGGTCGGTGATTCCGAAGTCCCTGACGCCATTGTCCAGGACCCTGAGACCGGGGCCGTGGTGTTTACTGAGAAGTGCAAGGGCTTAAACGCCCAGGGTGTGCGCGAGGCCTGTCCCTATGACATTCCCCGCGTCGATGCGGCCACCAAGCTCATGTACAAGTGCGACCTGTGCAACGACCGCATCCATGCCGGCATGGTGCCTTCATGCGTGAAGACCTGTCCCACCGGCACCATGAACTTCGGCGACCGTGACGAAATGTTGGCCATGGCCCGGGAACGCCTGGGAAAGCTCAAGGTCAAGTTCCCCAAGGCCGAGCTGGTGGACGCTGATTCGGTGCGGGTCATCTTCCTGTGCCCGTTCCCGCCCAGCGCCTACTACAAATACGTCCAGTTCGGAGACGCCGGACCACGGCCCTTAAGCCGCAAGGCCTTCCTGGCGAAGGTCATGCGTCCGCTTCGGGTTCTCGGTTAG
- the fdnG gene encoding formate dehydrogenase-N subunit alpha, translated as MEWNRREFLKIAGATTAVTAFGGLGFDLKPAYAEAQAAKLKFTKQTTSVCCYCSVGCGLIASTDKDGKGRVVNIEGDPDHPINEGALCPKGASHYQLGKNDRRILKVMYRAPYSENWEEKSWDWALDRIARKVKEARDGSFTTKDSKGRVVNRCEGIASVGSAAMDNEECWIYQAMLRAMGLSYIEHQARIUHSATVAALAESFGRGAMTNHWIDIVNSDCIFIIGSNAAENHPISFKWVLRAKDKGATMIHVDPRYTRTSQHADVFARLRSGSDIPFFGGLIRYILANNLIFKDYVVNYTNASFILGDKYDFKDGLFSGFDAEKRAYDKSTWSFAKDDQGRIKKDPTLKDPRCVYQIMKAHYDRYDMKSVSAITGTPVADLQKVYQTYAATGKPEKSGTMLYAMGQTQHTVGVQNIRAMSIIQLLLGNMGVAGGGINALRGEANVQGSTDQGLLFHILPGYIPTPTAAMQTLAEYNEKNTPVTKEPQSANWWGNRPKYLASFIKSMYPNQDLDTGYSYLPKLEPGKDYSWLSLFDVMLGGAFKGFFAWGQNPAASTANSNKTREAMTKLDWMVTVNMFETETGSFWKGPGMDPKKIKTEVFYLPCAVSFEKEGSISNSGRWMQWRNVAQAPSGDSKPDGDIIYELFEKIRELYAKEGGAYPDPIKNLNWDVATNHIYDPHKVAKRINGYFLTEKTLKVGDADKTFKPGDPVPSFALLQNDGSTCSGTWVYCGSYTDKNMSARRDKSQTAMQAKIGLFPAWSWAWPVNRRVLYNRASVDPQGKPYQPDKPVIAWVNGKWEGDVPDGPWPPMADTEKGKFPFIMTGDGMGQIFGPGRNDGPLPEHYEPLECPIAENPFSKQLHNPTALKFTGPADIHASCDPRYPFICSTYRVTEHWQTGVMTRNSPWLLEAEPQMFCEMSPELATMRGIKNGEKVILDCTRGSLWAKAIVTERIQPFTVLGQTIHQVGIPWHYGWTWPKNGGDSANILCPSVGDPNTGIPETKAFMVNVRKA; from the coding sequence ATGGAGTGGAACCGGCGAGAGTTCCTGAAAATTGCTGGCGCGACGACCGCAGTGACCGCTTTCGGCGGACTCGGCTTCGATCTGAAGCCGGCCTATGCTGAAGCGCAGGCGGCCAAACTCAAGTTCACCAAGCAGACCACCTCGGTGTGCTGCTACTGTTCGGTGGGCTGCGGGCTCATAGCCAGCACGGACAAGGACGGCAAGGGGAGGGTGGTCAACATTGAGGGCGATCCCGACCATCCGATCAACGAAGGCGCTCTGTGTCCCAAGGGTGCGTCCCATTACCAGCTTGGGAAAAACGACCGCCGTATTCTCAAAGTCATGTACCGTGCTCCCTACAGCGAGAACTGGGAAGAAAAATCCTGGGATTGGGCGCTCGACCGCATTGCCCGCAAGGTCAAGGAAGCCCGCGACGGCAGCTTTACGACCAAGGACAGCAAGGGCCGGGTGGTCAACCGCTGCGAAGGCATCGCCTCGGTCGGTTCCGCCGCTATGGACAACGAAGAATGCTGGATCTACCAGGCCATGCTCCGGGCCATGGGGTTAAGTTACATTGAGCACCAGGCCCGTATCTGACACAGCGCAACTGTAGCGGCTCTGGCAGAGTCGTTCGGACGCGGGGCGATGACGAACCACTGGATCGACATCGTCAATTCGGATTGCATTTTCATTATCGGCAGCAACGCCGCCGAGAACCATCCCATCTCGTTTAAATGGGTGCTTCGGGCCAAGGACAAGGGCGCGACCATGATCCACGTGGATCCGCGCTACACCCGTACGTCCCAGCATGCCGACGTGTTTGCCCGGCTCCGGTCCGGCTCCGATATTCCCTTCTTCGGCGGTCTCATCCGGTACATCCTGGCCAACAACCTGATCTTTAAAGACTACGTCGTCAATTATACCAATGCCTCGTTTATCCTGGGCGACAAGTACGACTTCAAGGACGGCCTGTTCAGCGGCTTTGACGCTGAGAAGCGCGCCTATGACAAGTCGACCTGGAGCTTTGCCAAGGACGACCAGGGACGCATCAAGAAGGATCCGACCCTCAAAGATCCTCGTTGCGTTTACCAGATCATGAAGGCCCATTACGACCGTTATGACATGAAGTCTGTTTCGGCTATTACCGGCACCCCGGTGGCCGATTTGCAGAAGGTCTACCAGACCTACGCCGCCACGGGCAAACCGGAAAAGTCCGGCACCATGCTCTACGCCATGGGCCAGACCCAGCACACCGTCGGCGTACAGAACATCCGCGCTATGTCCATCATCCAGCTGCTTCTTGGCAACATGGGTGTGGCCGGCGGCGGCATTAACGCCCTGCGCGGCGAGGCCAACGTCCAGGGTTCCACCGACCAGGGGCTGCTCTTCCACATTCTGCCCGGCTACATCCCCACGCCCACGGCGGCGATGCAGACCCTGGCCGAGTACAACGAGAAGAACACCCCGGTCACCAAGGAACCGCAAAGCGCCAACTGGTGGGGCAACCGGCCCAAGTACCTGGCCAGCTTCATCAAGTCGATGTATCCCAACCAGGATCTCGACACCGGCTATTCCTATCTGCCCAAGCTTGAGCCGGGCAAGGACTACTCCTGGCTGTCGCTGTTTGACGTCATGCTTGGCGGAGCCTTCAAGGGCTTTTTCGCCTGGGGCCAGAATCCGGCCGCCAGCACCGCCAACTCCAACAAGACCCGTGAGGCCATGACCAAGCTTGACTGGATGGTCACGGTCAACATGTTCGAGACCGAGACCGGTTCCTTCTGGAAGGGCCCGGGCATGGACCCCAAGAAGATCAAGACCGAGGTCTTTTATCTGCCGTGCGCCGTGTCCTTTGAAAAGGAAGGCTCCATCTCCAACTCCGGCCGTTGGATGCAGTGGCGCAATGTGGCCCAGGCACCGTCCGGCGACTCCAAGCCCGATGGCGATATTATCTATGAGTTGTTTGAAAAGATCCGGGAGCTTTACGCCAAAGAAGGCGGGGCCTATCCCGATCCCATCAAAAACCTCAATTGGGATGTGGCCACCAACCACATCTACGATCCCCACAAGGTCGCCAAGCGCATCAACGGCTATTTCCTCACGGAAAAAACCCTCAAGGTCGGCGACGCGGACAAGACCTTTAAGCCCGGTGATCCGGTGCCGAGCTTTGCCCTGCTGCAAAACGACGGCTCCACCTGCTCCGGCACCTGGGTCTATTGCGGTTCCTACACCGACAAGAACATGTCCGCCCGGCGCGATAAGTCCCAAACGGCCATGCAGGCCAAGATCGGGTTGTTCCCGGCCTGGTCCTGGGCCTGGCCGGTCAACCGCCGGGTGCTCTACAACCGTGCCTCGGTCGATCCCCAAGGCAAGCCCTACCAGCCGGACAAGCCGGTCATTGCCTGGGTCAACGGCAAATGGGAAGGCGATGTGCCTGACGGTCCCTGGCCACCCATGGCCGACACCGAAAAGGGCAAGTTCCCGTTTATCATGACCGGCGACGGCATGGGCCAGATCTTTGGCCCGGGCCGCAACGACGGCCCCTTGCCCGAGCACTACGAGCCGCTGGAGTGTCCCATTGCCGAGAACCCCTTCTCCAAGCAATTGCACAACCCGACGGCGCTCAAGTTCACCGGCCCGGCCGACATTCACGCCTCCTGCGATCCCCGGTATCCGTTTATCTGCTCCACCTACCGGGTGACCGAGCACTGGCAGACCGGCGTCATGACCCGCAACTCTCCCTGGCTCCTTGAGGCGGAACCGCAGATGTTCTGCGAGATGAGCCCGGAGCTGGCCACGATGCGCGGCATTAAAAACGGTGAAAAGGTCATTCTCGACTGCACCCGCGGGTCGCTTTGGGCCAAGGCCATCGTCACCGAACGCATCCAGCCGTTTACCGTGCTTGGCCAGACCATCCACCAGGTGGGCATCCCCTGGCATTATGGCTGGACCTGGCCCAAAAACGGCGGTGATTCGGCCAACATCCTGTGTCCGTCAGTCGGCGATCCCAATACGGGCATCCCCGAGACCAAGGCCTTCATGGTCAACGTGCGCAAGGCCTAG
- a CDS encoding transposase, which translates to MALDLTRHVRTEESARKFLERHCWPAGRPVCPRCGTGKAYVLAEGRVRCASCRYTFHALSGRFAGLAGLTPRQWLRLLVLFAADETAHAMAAALGMAYNTAYKAATVVRLSILAASLDGLEILKSPLGAELGSAARAMRPDGPEAPLAAIPVFGILERGDMVFIDYLPTLAPQDLLHFNRNFSLPLSRLGSIVYSDRYLRYDALVACGSELLNRRLVEVAGRAPEVDPRQAGFWPYARERLIRFHGVTARKFPLYLKELEFRYNHRDQDILPILLANIASLVPDLN; encoded by the coding sequence ATGGCTCTTGATCTGACCCGGCATGTCCGGACCGAGGAGAGCGCTCGGAAGTTCCTGGAACGCCATTGCTGGCCCGCAGGGCGTCCCGTGTGTCCGCGATGCGGGACGGGCAAGGCCTATGTCCTGGCCGAGGGGCGGGTGCGTTGTGCCTCGTGTCGCTACACTTTTCATGCCCTGTCCGGCCGGTTCGCCGGCCTGGCTGGCCTCACGCCGCGCCAGTGGCTGCGCCTGCTGGTTCTTTTTGCCGCTGACGAAACCGCCCACGCCATGGCCGCCGCCCTGGGGATGGCCTACAACACCGCCTACAAGGCCGCCACGGTGGTTCGCCTGTCCATCCTGGCCGCCAGCCTGGACGGCTTGGAGATTCTGAAAAGTCCGCTCGGCGCTGAACTCGGTTCGGCGGCGCGCGCCATGCGGCCCGACGGTCCCGAGGCGCCCCTGGCCGCCATTCCGGTCTTTGGCATTCTGGAACGCGGCGACATGGTGTTTATCGATTATCTGCCAACCCTTGCCCCGCAGGATCTACTGCATTTCAACCGTAATTTCTCCCTGCCCCTGTCGCGCCTGGGGTCCATTGTCTATTCCGATCGGTATCTGCGCTATGACGCCCTGGTCGCCTGCGGCTCGGAGCTGCTCAACCGCCGGTTGGTCGAGGTGGCCGGCCGGGCTCCTGAGGTCGACCCCCGACAGGCCGGGTTCTGGCCGTATGCCCGGGAGCGGCTGATCCGGTTTCATGGCGTCACAGCCCGGAAATTTCCGCTCTATCTGAAGGAGTTGGAGTTTCGCTACAACCATCGAGACCAGGATATCCTGCCGATTTTACTCGCCAACATTGCCTCGTTAGTGCCAGATCTTAACTAA
- the moaA gene encoding GTP 3',8-cyclase MoaA: MTGNAAVLRDGRGREVSYLRLSVTDRCNLACMYCRPKGSITFIPHDKILRYEELLDLVSLARDMGITKVRLTGGEPFARRDFMTFVASIRTRFPDVDLRITTNATLLAGHPATLAELGVRAVNISLDTLDREKFERITGHDRLDAVRRALDECLAAGLRVKLNAVALRGINTVEIPDFVAMAKAAPIDVRFIEFMPVGDGNLWRSENYISARDVLSMAARTAELVPDDHDRAAGGPAKMHRIVDGAGRFGVISPLSEHFCDNCNRLRITADGKLRTCLFSEREYRLRPILRNPVLGLPKVRQIIAMALRTKPLGYEVLNPGGTSKARDMSAIGG, from the coding sequence ATGACCGGCAATGCCGCCGTACTGCGCGATGGGCGAGGCCGTGAGGTAAGCTACCTGCGCCTGTCCGTCACCGATCGCTGCAACCTCGCCTGCATGTACTGCCGCCCCAAGGGCAGCATCACCTTCATTCCCCACGACAAAATCCTGCGCTACGAGGAACTGCTCGACCTTGTGTCCCTGGCCCGGGACATGGGCATCACCAAGGTCCGGCTGACCGGCGGGGAACCGTTTGCCCGGCGCGATTTCATGACCTTTGTGGCCTCGATCCGCACCCGCTTTCCCGATGTGGACCTGCGCATCACTACCAACGCCACCCTGTTGGCCGGCCATCCGGCCACCCTGGCCGAGCTTGGCGTGCGCGCCGTCAATATCTCCCTGGACACGCTGGATCGGGAGAAATTTGAACGCATCACCGGGCATGACCGCCTGGATGCCGTGCGCCGGGCCTTGGATGAATGCCTGGCCGCCGGACTGCGGGTGAAACTCAACGCCGTGGCCCTTCGAGGCATCAACACCGTGGAAATTCCGGATTTTGTCGCCATGGCCAAGGCCGCACCCATCGACGTGCGCTTTATCGAATTCATGCCGGTCGGCGATGGGAATCTGTGGCGCTCGGAAAACTACATCTCGGCCCGGGACGTGCTGTCCATGGCCGCCCGCACGGCCGAACTCGTGCCTGACGACCATGACCGGGCCGCCGGCGGTCCGGCGAAGATGCACCGCATTGTGGACGGGGCTGGCCGGTTCGGCGTCATCTCGCCTTTAAGCGAACACTTCTGCGACAACTGCAATCGCCTGCGCATCACGGCCGACGGCAAGCTTCGCACCTGCCTTTTTTCCGAGCGCGAGTACCGGCTGCGACCCATCCTGCGCAATCCCGTCCTGGGCCTGCCCAAGGTCCGCCAGATCATTGCCATGGCTCTGCGGACCAAACCGCTTGGCTACGAGGTCTTAAACCCCGGAGGCACGTCCAAGGCCAGGGACATGTCGGCTATTGGCGGCTAG
- the mobA gene encoding molybdenum cofactor guanylyltransferase, which yields MTPTGPMPLGVILAGGKSSRMGRDKAWLTFFGQPLFRRVANTVAAVTGEVLVSGRDPSPFELAVPWVADETPELGPAGGVLSVLAATGRPCLVVSCDLPFLDEATLVRLIAAWRERPNTAIMTTYRIIETGFVESLVAIYDPAGAEVLRRCLLAGQRRLSAIFPEELRCHVDYSREDSAAARAFFNVNSPPDLIRARGMEEGI from the coding sequence GTGACCCCGACCGGGCCGATGCCTCTTGGCGTTATCCTGGCTGGCGGCAAAAGCAGTCGCATGGGCCGGGACAAAGCCTGGCTGACGTTTTTTGGCCAGCCGCTGTTTCGGCGGGTGGCCAATACCGTGGCCGCCGTCACCGGCGAGGTGCTGGTGTCCGGGCGCGACCCGTCGCCCTTTGAACTGGCCGTCCCCTGGGTGGCTGACGAAACCCCTGAGCTTGGGCCGGCCGGTGGGGTGCTTTCCGTCCTTGCCGCCACGGGCCGGCCGTGTCTGGTTGTGTCGTGCGATCTCCCCTTTTTGGATGAAGCCACCCTGGTACGGTTGATTGCCGCCTGGAGAGAACGCCCCAATACGGCGATCATGACCACCTACCGCATCATCGAGACAGGGTTTGTGGAATCCCTGGTGGCCATCTACGATCCGGCCGGGGCCGAGGTGTTGCGACGCTGTCTGCTGGCGGGTCAGCGCCGACTTTCGGCGATTTTCCCTGAAGAACTGCGCTGCCATGTCGATTACAGCCGGGAGGACTCTGCCGCAGCCCGGGCCTTTTTCAACGTCAATTCGCCGCCGGACCTGATCCGGGCCCGAGGCATGGAGGAGGGGATATGA
- a CDS encoding formate dehydrogenase accessory sulfurtransferase FdhD — MLDAPLTRSVPCRRYRNGRFSDITDDVATEIRVTLTVAGVGKKTLYAAPLDPEVLVLGHAALDMLPAGQLPVMTAAEGLFFDLDVRPDTRPAPDTALPRGLPAAELLGLMRRFIAEPGLWNDTGCFHRAALYDTGIGEFVVRAEDIGRHNCLDRLAGYGLRLGLCLPELVLFLSCRVTASMMHKALRAGIRMVVSRSAVTGAALTAAQEAGITLVGFARDAEERFTVFTDPSGRVGM, encoded by the coding sequence ATGCTTGATGCGCCCCTGACCCGATCCGTGCCCTGTCGTCGCTACCGCAACGGCAGGTTTTCCGACATCACCGACGACGTGGCCACGGAGATCCGGGTCACCCTGACGGTCGCCGGCGTTGGGAAAAAAACGCTTTATGCCGCGCCGCTTGACCCGGAAGTACTGGTCCTTGGCCATGCTGCCCTGGATATGCTCCCGGCGGGACAGCTTCCGGTCATGACAGCGGCCGAGGGTCTTTTTTTTGATTTGGACGTCCGGCCCGACACGCGCCCGGCCCCGGATACGGCCCTGCCCCGAGGGCTGCCGGCAGCCGAACTGCTTGGCCTGATGCGCCGGTTTATCGCCGAGCCCGGGCTTTGGAACGATACCGGCTGCTTTCACCGGGCAGCGCTTTACGACACCGGGATCGGCGAATTTGTCGTGCGGGCCGAAGATATCGGCCGCCACAACTGCCTGGACCGGCTGGCCGGCTACGGCCTGCGCCTGGGGCTTTGCCTGCCGGAGTTGGTCCTGTTCCTGTCCTGCCGGGTGACGGCCAGCATGATGCACAAGGCGCTGCGGGCCGGCATCCGTATGGTGGTGAGCCGCTCGGCCGTGACCGGAGCGGCGTTGACTGCGGCCCAGGAGGCCGGCATCACCCTGGTCGGGTTCGCCCGGGACGCCGAGGAACGCTTCACGGTCTTTACCGATCCAAGCGGCAGGGTCGGCATGTGA
- a CDS encoding formate dehydrogenase accessory protein FdhE — translation MPFDADNESKLLTKKLEALSKKTVLPASMLALVAATAKAQLAARASESVEIVPGMLEDIERVLRGAPMLARDAFPVDMVRMEALFDELSGFVRDNEAHLVQAMDGIAAARQSGELDLAKAVRQHLAGDDSFFAAFGERTPSAPRLLNFLVQAALAPRLAAVSEAVHAHFPVDRSWEFGQCPTCASPPLMARLVGKEGARHLTCSFCQLEYRARRLMCPYCGEEDAKKLEVFSAAEEPGYFVHVCLTCKCYIKTTDFREFDRASVPVLDDLESLTLDMAARGQGYNRPVLSAWGF, via the coding sequence ATGCCCTTCGATGCAGACAACGAATCTAAATTATTGACTAAAAAACTCGAAGCCCTGTCGAAGAAAACGGTCCTGCCGGCTTCCATGCTGGCTTTGGTTGCAGCCACGGCCAAGGCGCAGCTTGCAGCCAGGGCCTCGGAGTCCGTGGAGATTGTTCCCGGGATGCTTGAAGACATTGAGCGGGTCCTGCGCGGGGCGCCCATGTTGGCCCGTGATGCTTTCCCTGTGGACATGGTCCGGATGGAGGCCCTTTTTGACGAGTTGTCCGGTTTTGTCCGGGACAATGAAGCCCATCTGGTTCAAGCCATGGATGGTATTGCCGCAGCCAGACAGTCCGGCGAACTTGATCTGGCCAAGGCCGTACGCCAACATCTGGCCGGGGACGACAGCTTCTTTGCGGCCTTTGGCGAACGCACGCCCAGTGCGCCGCGGCTGCTCAATTTTCTCGTCCAGGCAGCTCTGGCCCCCCGGCTGGCGGCCGTGAGCGAGGCGGTCCACGCCCATTTCCCCGTCGACCGCTCCTGGGAGTTCGGCCAATGCCCGACCTGCGCCAGCCCGCCGCTCATGGCCCGGCTTGTGGGCAAGGAAGGGGCCAGGCATCTGACCTGCTCCTTTTGCCAGCTCGAATACCGGGCCAGACGCCTCATGTGCCCGTATTGCGGCGAGGAAGACGCCAAAAAACTCGAAGTATTTTCTGCGGCGGAAGAGCCGGGGTATTTCGTGCATGTCTGCCTGACCTGCAAGTGCTATATCAAAACCACGGATTTTCGGGAATTTGACCGGGCCAGCGTCCCGGTCCTGGACGACCTGGAATCCCTGACCCTGGACATGGCGGCCCGGGGACAGGGGTATAACCGGCCGGTATTGTCCGCCTGGGGGTTTTAA
- a CDS encoding putative transporter, whose protein sequence is MGWLTALLTSSSAVSAVAVLGLVAATGLALGRIPVAGVRLGVGGVLFSGLAAGHFGLGLDHHVLEFVREFGLILFVYAIGMQVGPGFVDSLRRRGLRLNVMAAFIVVLGAGLAAAFHLTGLLPLPVAVGLYSGAVTNTPALAAASQAFAEVAPALAEHHVGQAGLGYAVAYPFGIFGIILTMLVLRRLFRIDPAKETQQLEALLRSHAPPLTAATIEVAAPAAFGLALSGLAATTTDGVVVSRIMDHGTVRAAGTDTILTPGMLLHAVGRADAVEALCRQVGRRSQADLPALPGPLEVRQLIVTRSAAVGRTVPELGLDQGHDVAVTRIIRSGTEFSPGPDVPLHWGDRLRCVGTAEALTGAEAQVGNSSRDLAKPHILPIFIGILLGTALGSIPVPVPGLPTSVRLGVAGGPLLVSILLSRLHHFGGLVWYLPQSANLLLREIGITLFLSCVGLAAGSRFVASIASGQGLVWFAAGAVITFVPLLTAGVIGRVFLRCNYASTCGLLAGSMTDPPALAFASQMLGGDAPASVYATVYPLAMILRIVTGQLLVLTLFSG, encoded by the coding sequence ATGGGCTGGTTGACGGCATTATTGACGTCTTCGTCGGCGGTTTCGGCCGTCGCGGTACTGGGGCTTGTGGCCGCAACCGGACTGGCCCTGGGCCGCATTCCGGTTGCCGGCGTGCGCCTGGGCGTCGGCGGCGTGCTCTTTAGCGGACTGGCCGCCGGCCATTTCGGACTTGGGCTCGACCATCATGTCCTGGAATTTGTCCGGGAATTCGGGCTGATCCTTTTTGTCTACGCCATCGGGATGCAGGTCGGTCCGGGGTTTGTGGACTCGCTGCGCCGCCGGGGACTGCGGCTCAATGTCATGGCTGCGTTCATCGTCGTGTTGGGGGCCGGACTGGCTGCCGCTTTTCATCTGACCGGCCTGCTCCCCCTGCCGGTGGCCGTCGGCCTCTACAGCGGGGCCGTCACCAACACGCCCGCCCTGGCCGCCGCCTCCCAGGCCTTTGCCGAAGTGGCCCCAGCCCTGGCCGAGCACCATGTCGGACAGGCCGGACTAGGCTATGCCGTGGCCTATCCCTTCGGCATCTTCGGCATCATCTTAACCATGCTCGTGCTGCGTCGTCTCTTTCGCATCGACCCGGCCAAGGAGACGCAACAACTTGAAGCCCTGCTTCGCAGCCATGCCCCGCCGCTGACTGCCGCCACCATTGAAGTCGCCGCTCCGGCTGCGTTCGGGCTGGCCTTGTCCGGGCTGGCGGCGACGACGACCGACGGCGTGGTGGTGTCGCGGATTATGGACCACGGCACGGTGCGGGCGGCCGGGACAGACACAATCCTGACGCCGGGAATGCTGCTCCATGCTGTCGGCCGGGCGGATGCCGTCGAGGCCCTGTGCCGACAGGTCGGCCGCAGAAGCCAGGCCGATCTGCCGGCCCTGCCCGGCCCGCTGGAAGTGCGCCAGCTGATCGTCACCCGGTCGGCCGCTGTCGGACGCACCGTACCGGAACTGGGGCTGGACCAGGGACATGACGTGGCCGTCACCCGAATCATCCGCTCGGGCACGGAATTCTCCCCAGGCCCGGACGTGCCGCTGCACTGGGGCGACCGGTTGCGCTGCGTCGGCACGGCCGAAGCCCTGACCGGGGCCGAGGCCCAGGTCGGCAATTCGAGCCGGGACTTGGCCAAGCCCCACATTTTGCCCATCTTTATCGGCATCCTGCTCGGCACGGCCCTCGGCAGCATCCCCGTGCCGGTGCCGGGGCTGCCTACCAGCGTGCGCCTGGGCGTGGCCGGCGGTCCACTCCTGGTCTCCATCCTGCTGTCGCGGCTGCATCATTTCGGGGGGCTGGTCTGGTATCTGCCCCAAAGCGCCAATCTGCTGCTGCGGGAAATCGGCATCACCCTTTTTCTGTCCTGCGTGGGTCTGGCCGCCGGCAGCCGCTTCGTGGCCAGCATCGCCTCGGGTCAGGGGCTGGTCTGGTTCGCGGCCGGGGCCGTCATCACCTTCGTGCCCCTGCTCACCGCCGGCGTCATCGGCCGGGTTTTTCTGCGCTGCAACTACGCCTCGACTTGCGGGCTGCTGGCCGGTTCCATGACCGATCCCCCGGCCCTGGCCTTTGCCTCCCAGATGCTCGGCGGCGACGCCCCGGCCTCGGTCTATGC